A single window of Aspergillus oryzae RIB40 DNA, chromosome 8 DNA harbors:
- a CDS encoding ELMO/CED-12 family protein (regulator of Rac1, required for phagocytosis and cell migration): MENNISELVERLGSDEDAVRKMAVFKLQSSIGDPSFADIFIAEGGLTRLRYLSLHASGNTLAYSLTSLARLLEVDKGWEFVDQEVVERIVELIVTHPLVNILRGAMSILVSIVSHPHTGSRLSQNGTFGFRALKPAIALYPQFLEMLVSRLSSADHALCANALQLINSLMRDSITNDSELEWPKFIQKLQDLGVIRAVYALMQGSALQDHAHPLIEFQSLTKVLLRKWRDVALDLEKPEHRRALKGIHLASNSERDLEKEAESGNEARRSKRHNPEKWRRLGFESESPTVQFETMGFLGMMDLADYIRNYQDEFQKLLLEQSTKPAQKRCPIARASLSVTQILYEHFEVDKSEMEDAKSYLILESRVNFDKIFKPLLLHWTRLHVAGLHAFFRLWKVTGAEVEDYEKIVELVRILVESVVGGAPRTKDVQDVEDDLAEFEYSRLRELQMELLELTYEDVWGQHLRQVREELHHEALQFVKEQRIRCLLKGAWFPNDGSSKADMVASGDPSWKFVQLSHNRRILHFGHFHSVKTQCPELDALPEKLDLSIVSSVVSNVSATSDDSSSSTVKSVSHHFSATKITIHGHAQSRSSTDESGKIEDHARSTSKATHREAVLLTLRPQSPSIASEWLDGLLMLLNQQPITAETSKLVNLVSDYGLKIRLLNVRFDDGVFAGEPPNVPSREDLDDDYYYDVFGGA, translated from the exons ATGGAGAACAATATTTCCGAACTAGTTGAGAGGTTAGGGAGCGACGAAGACGCGGTACGAAAAATGGCAGTCTTTAAACTTCAGAGTAGCATTGGCGACCCATCGTTTGCCGATATTTTTATTGCAGAAGGAGGCCTAACTCGACTACGCTATCTGAGTTTACATGCCAGTGGAAACACGCTGGCCTATAGCCTGACAAGTCTTGCCAGACTACTCGAAGTGGACAAAGGCTGGGAGTTTGTCGATCAAGAAGTAGTTGAAAGA ATCGTCGAACTTATAGTAACGCATCCTTTGGTCAACATTCTGCGTGGTGCAATGTCTATCCTGGTTTCCATTGTATCACACCCTCATACAGGTAGTCGCTTGTCGCAGAATGGGACATTCGGCTTTCGTGCTTTGAAACCGGCCATCGCTCTCTATCCGCAGTTTTTGGAAATGCTTGTTAGCAGGCTCTCATCGGCTGACCATGCGCTTTGCGCCAACGCGCTTCAACTTATAAATTCGCTTATGCGTGACTCAATCACGAACGACTCCGAGTTGGAATGGCCCAAGTTCATCCAAAAACTACAGGATCTAGGTGTTATTCGAGCAGTTTATGCCCTCATGCAAGGTAGCGCATTACAGGATCATGCGCATCCTCTGATCGAATTCCAATCTTTAACCAAAGTCCTTCtgaggaaatggagagacGTCGCGCTAGATTTGGAAAAGCCAGAACATAGACGAGCACTTAAAGGAATACATTTGGCCAGTAACAGCGAACGGGATCTAGAAAAGGAAGCCGAGAGTGGCAATGAGGCCCGACGTTCAAAAAGGCACAACCCGGAAAAATGGCGCCGGCTGGGGTTCGAGTCGGAGAGCCCTACCGTGCAATTCGAAACCATGGGTTTTCTGGGAATGATGGATCTGGCAGATTATATCAGGAACTACCAAGATGAATTCCAAAAATTGCTTCTAGAGCAGTCGACGAAGCCGGCGCAAAAGCGGTGTCCCATAGCGCGTGCTTCCTTGTCTGTCACACAGATCCTCTACGAGCATTTTGAAGTTGATAAGTcagagatggaagatgcGAAAAGTTACTTGATATTGGAGTCTCGCGTTAACTTTGACAAGATATTCAAACCTTTACTGCTACATTGGACCCGCCTACATGTCGCAGGCCTACATGCCTTTTTCCGATTATGGAAGGTCACTGGCGCGGAAGTGGAAGATTATGAGAAAATTGTGGAACTTGTTCGTATCCTTGTCGAATCAGTTGTTGGGGGAGCACCACGAACAAAAGATGTACAAGATGTGGAGGACGACCTAGCAGAATTTGAATATTCTCGGCTCCGGGAGCTACAGATGGAACTCCTGGAGCTTACCTATGAAGATGTTTGGGGGCAACATTTGCGACAGGTGCGCGAAGAGCTACACCATGAAGCCCTACAGTTTGTCAAGGAGCAGAGAATCAGATGTCTGTTGAAAGGTGCTTGGTTTCCTAACGACGGCAGTTCCAAGGCGGATATGGTGGCTTCCGGGGATCCCAGCTGGAAATTTGTCCAGCTGTCACATAACCGAAGGATTTTGCATTTTGGACATTTCCATAGCGTAAAAACACAGTGCCCAGAGCTTGACGCACTTCCAGAGAAGC TCGACCTCTCAATTGTATCTTCGGTAGTTTCCAATGTTTCAGCGACCTCCGATGACTCCTCGTCATCGACGGTCAAGAGTGTGTCGCATCACTTCTCTGCTACCAAGATCACTATTCATGGCCATGCTCAGTCTAGGTCGTCCACAGATGAGTCAGGAAAGATCGAGGATCATGCACGCTCAACCAGCAAAGCAACTCACAGGGAAGCAGTTCTATTGACTCTGCGGCCACAATCTCCAAGTATTGCGTCCGAGTGGCTTGACGGCTTGCTTATGCTTCTAAACCAACAGCCTATCACGGCAGAGACAAGCAAATTGGTAAATTTAGTCAGCGACTATGGGCTCAAAATCCGGTTATTGAATGTTAGGTTCGATGATGGAGTATTTGCAGGTGAACCTCCAAATGTTCCATCACGGGAAGACCTGGATgatgattattattatgatgTTTTTGGGGGGGCTTAG
- a CDS encoding exocyst subunit SEC10 (exocyst subunit - Sec10p) — MPDSASITSINPTSRSVFPQGPSFTLEDFSSRDFIVKEFIEALSDSAISNRRSTLGPTTGNQLFDPKPLIRTLEHAQRRLAELSGDLEIKENELSAAVRRAEAQHSQNINTLGRKLKQTIESFQQLDTSLNGTGAGPGPTGSELSGSTGNMAVETGRKLEELDRQRRRALDAHFLLECWDSVSNRGELTLLENLRRSGTGEAKVRSAQIARQLLRISQRLDQKSWNNSGGKNNGASGHGAAEEGTVEETGLTRLNTREIIEKFSETLEKDLLKQFDDFYRKANFEGMKDCATVLQDFNGGSSVIALFVNQHQFFIDRSQLVTEEVGGDLEAWEQLADPDSEPLKVEPSLQSLIDEVKVVVQEESAIIKRAFPYYEQVLGKFLQRVFQQSIQQRLEMVLEKANSISSLAFLRSLQSSRSYIGALVEDLKAHGLTEHPDTISAQTALILDQQLEDLFVPYFVGSSYIEREKKTLEELYTSLLFKFTTFHARRKKAATTFMASLSKSGTELLSSARDAYINRLESSDFSPTQRRMLLQVAGLRDANDLLRRTEIKLTEEDGLPSISHAKRMLKWLAEGVSRGLELSVSSETPKDMLALLTLLLSIMGEGYIEVCLDAALETATSQELGKTEPDFAYLPAVRSAIGIANLMVMCINTLLIPLATGSITVRREMEKKTNLTTMRIEEKVNTIEQKIIDASLVWINKLLSGQRKNDFRPKEGDNAAWLEKLQTPTCSSICTFLSRVHNMTATSLPPGGSNLRQLLTEIAMGTRSLLLEHFKRFAVNGPGGLMVTKDMTQYTDLLKSWDIDEQVKGPGGALDVLLEVGSLFVVGSEALRERVWSGAASSSSRPGNNTGTSSGRGAGGGQVEAGLSVQEVRAYVSRREDSNTAAMQNVLSVL; from the exons ATGCCGGATAGTGCGTCTATTACCTCTATAAATCCCACGTCGCGATCTGTCTTCCCTCAGGGCCCCAGTTTCACTCTTGAGGACTTTTCGAGCCGCGATTTTATAGTCAAAGAATTCATCGAAGCGCTTTCTGACAGTGCCATTTCAAACCGTCGCTCTACGCTAGGCCCCACTACTGGGAATCAACTATTCGATCCCAAACCACTCATTCGGACCCTCGAACATGCACAGAGGAGACTGGCTGAACTTTCTGGTGACTTAGAGATCAAGGAGAATGAGCTTTCGGCTGCAGTCCGCCGAGCCGAGGCCCAGCACTCACAGAATATCAACACACTTGGCAGGAAGCTGAAACAGACCATTGAATCTTTCCAACAACTTGATACGTCGCTCAATGGTACAGGTGCTGGACCCGGGCCTACTGGGAGCGAACTTTCAGGATCTACCGGTAATATGGCTGTTGAAACAGGCcggaagctggaagagcttgacCGACAAAGACGCCGAGCACTTGACgcccacttcctccttgagtGTTGGGATAGCGTAAGTAACAGGGGAGAACTTACGCTTTTGGAGAACTTGAGGAGATCTGGGACTGGTGAAGCCAAAGTTCGCTCCGCACAGATAGCGCGGCAATTACTGAGGATTAGCCAAAGGCTTGATCAGAAAAGCTGGAACAACTCGGGGGGGAAGAACAATGGGGCGTCCGGGCATGGGGCTGCAGAAGAGGGCACGGTTGAAGAGACGGGATTGACCAGACTAAATACAAGGGAGATCATTGAGAAGTTCTCAGAGACGTTAGAGAAGGATCTCTTGAAACAGTTCGACGACTTCTATCGTAAGGCAAATTTTGAAGGTATGAAGGATTGTGCAACTGTGCTCCAGGATTTCAATGGGGGCTCCAGTGTTATTGCTTTATTTGTCAATCAGCAccagttcttcatcgacCGAAGTCAGCTGGTTACAGAAGAAGTAGGTGGGGATCTAGAAGCTTGGGAACAACTCGCAGACCCGGATTCGGAGCCTCTGAAGGTGGAACCTAGTCTTCAGTCACTCATTGACGAGGTTAAGGTCGTAGTTCAGGAGGAATCAGCTATTATAAAGCGAGCCTTCCCTTACTACGAACAGGTCCTCGGGAAGTTTTTGCAGCGCGTGTTTCAGCAATCCATCCAACAGAGACTTGAAATGGTTCTGGAGAAGGCTAATAGCATCTCATCTCTCGCCTTCTTACGCTCCCTACAGAGCTCTCGCAGTTATATCGGTGCTCTAGTGGAAGATTTAAAAGCTCATGGTCTAACTGAACATCCCGATACCATTTCCGCTCAGACGGCATTGATTCTCGATCAGCAGCTGGAGGATCTCTTCGTGCCATACTTTGTCGGTTCCTCTTATATcgagagggagaagaaaacactGGAGGAGCTGTACACCTCCTTGCTTTTCAAATTCACCACGTTCCATGCACGTAGAAAGAAGGCAGCAACTACCTTCATGGCATCTCTTTCGAAGTCAGGTACTGAACTTCTATCTTCTGCACGGGATGCGTACATAAATCGCCTTGAGTCCTCGGATTTCTCACCGACACAGCGAAGGATGTTACTTCAGGTGGCGGGCTTGAGGGATGCCAATGACCTCTTAAGACGAACTGAAATTAAACTTACTGAGGAGGATGGCCTTCCTAGCATATCACACGCCAAAAGAATGCTCAAATGGCTTGCTGAGGGAGTCAGTCGGGGCTTGGAGCTAAGTGTAAGCAGCGAAACCCCAAAGGACATGTTGGCTCTGTTgactcttctcctttctatTATGGGAGAAGGCTACATTGAGGTTTGTCTCGATGCCGCATTGGAGACAGCGACATCACAAGAATTAGGGAAAACGGAGCCTGATTTTGCTTACCTCCCAGCGGTCAGGAGCGCAATCGGCATTGCAAACTTGATGGTAATGTGCATAAACACATTACTCATTCCCCTAGCAACAGGGAGCATCACAGTTCGccgagaaatggaaaagaagacaaacTTGACAACTATGCGAATCGAGGAGAAAGTAAATACGATTGAGCAGAAAATCATTGACGCTTCTTTGGTGTGGATTAATAAACTTCTTTCTGgccagaggaagaatgaCTTTCGGCCCAAGGAAGGAGATAATGCAGCTTGGttggagaagctgcagacACCG ACTTGTTCTTCGATTTGCACCTTTCTCTCTCGTGTACATAACATGACAGCAACATCACTACCGCCTGGTGGCTCCAATCTGCGACAGTTGCTAACAGAGATAGCCATGGGGACCCGCAGCTTACTTCTGGAGCATTTTAAGCGCTTCGCGGTCAATGGACCTGGTGGCCTCATGGTCACTAAGGATATGACACAGTACACAGATCTGCTCAAATCCTGGGACATAGACGAGCAGGTCAAGGGCCCTGGCGGTGCGCTGGACGTCTTGCTGGAGGTTGGTAGCCTTTTTGTTGTAGGTTCTGAGGCTTTACGAGAAAGAGTTTGGAGTGGCGCTGCgagtagcagcagcaggccTGGGAACAATACCGGGACAAGTTCTGGGCGAGGCGCGGGAGGTGGACAAGTCGAAGCTGGCCTCAGCGTGCAAGAAGTCCGGGCTTATGTCTCTCGAAGAGAGGATTCCAACACAGCTGCGATGCAGAATGTCCTCAGTGTCCTTTGA
- a CDS encoding ditrans,polycis-polyprenyl diphosphate synthase (predicted undecaprenyl diphosphate synthase) yields the protein MDEQIHFVVQLRRRKTSPRKTPIRTFLKSQLHQLTYTLIHIFFGIVVRLVQSYHAVVDRVFAIVYYHHRTPELIRKDVKNLDRLPEHLSVILSLRQEEDSLTILMDEVAELAAWSVSAGIPVLSVYEKSGVLKSCIPTLHRIVTNKLSAYYGSPSQQPTLRLFAPHHPVYQPQDSHSTEKTNTDSLTVLLLSATDGRETFVDLTKTLAEMSQNGKLSPEDITMELVDAEISEITTQPSQTALPTAAGNKTISIPDVSVKPEPDLLLVFRPFLKLDGYPPWHIRLTEMYCTGDKSNSITGYGEAVEYQGFLRGLWHYAGAQMRFGR from the exons ATGGACGAGCAAATCCACTTCGTTGTCCAATTA CGGCGCAGAAAAACATCGCCCAGGAAGACACCTATCCGGACTTTCCTGAAGTCGCAACTGCACCAGCTGACCTACACTCTCATTCACATTTTCTTTGGTATTGTCGTTCGCCTCGTCCAGAGCTATCATGCCGTCGTAGATAGGGTGTTTGCCATCGTCTATTATCACCACCGCACCCCCGAATTGATCAGAAAGGATGTGAAGAATTTGGATCGTTTGCCGGAGCACTTGAGTGTTATATTGTCACTGCGGCAAGAGGAGGATTCTTTAACGATTTTAATGGATGAAGTGGCAGAACTTGCTGCGTGGAGCGTCAGTGCTGGGATCCCTGTGTTAAGCGTTTATGAGAAGAGTG GGGTCCTAAAATCATGCATTCCCACACTGCACCGCATCGTTACAAACAAGCTCTCTGCGTATTACGGCTCTCCTTCCCAACAACCAACGTTGCGTCTTTTTGCCCCTCACCACCCTGTGTATCAACCACAGGACAGCCACTCAACTGAGAAAACCAATACTGATTCTCTGACTGTGCTTCTATTGTCGGCTACCGATGGCCGAGAAACGTTTGTGGACTTGACTAAGACGCTCGCTGAGATGTCCCAGAATGGAAAACTATCGCCAGAAGATATCACAATGGAATTGGTTGATGCAGAAATTAGCGAGATCACGACACAGCCGTCTCAGACAGCGTTACCGACTGCCGCTGGGAACAAAACAATATCTATCCCGGACGTTTCCGTAAAGCCAGAACCTGATTTACTATTAGTATTCAGGCCCTTCTTGAAATTAGATGGCTATCCACCCTGGCATATTCGACTTACGGAGATGTATTGTACAGGTGACAAGAGCAACAGCATAACAGGCTATGGGGAGGCTGTCGAATACCAGGGCTTTCTTAGGGGTTTATGGCATTATGCAGGGGCTCAAATGAGGTTCGGGCGTTGA
- a CDS encoding uncharacterized protein (predicted protein) produces MDYSLCDNFRWFDDNGDLDLRLDEYHAHVAKTLPNSPPRRRPSLRTALSFNPDVSIRQPTSAVSRQKAQSARRSSTFPTAPMNITARNSSSRPSSSQSQTHVPRSSTSSIDPSAQYYQDPEARLKLRVYLASPQNFDEAVEFGFPAQNNERTMPAERKTKPPMFTGTFLDEEDTSVSDERCDKRMNVARLSYVHNSRSSDSGRPYPRHQSWLLPPRPGNQQNTGSNREMTLKMTLTRPDLRTTVPPPRVDPLKLPLEDSGSHLWGSCEDEQGLMKKMWRKFRKQKC; encoded by the coding sequence ATGGACTACTCGCTTTGCGATAACTTCCGTTGGTTTGATGACAATGGAGATCTTGACCTAAGGCTGGACGAGTATCACGCGCATGTTGCTAAGACGTTGCCGAACTCGCCGCCTCGAAGGCGGCCTTCTCTTCGAACGGCACTGTCGTTTAATCCAGACGTTTCAATTCGACAACCAACATCGGCAGTGTCGCGTCAAAAAGCGCAATCCGCGCGTCGATCCTCGACGTTTCCGACAGCGCCGATGAATATCACGGCTCGTAATTCAAGTTCTCGACCGTCATCGAGCCAAAGTCAAACCCATGTGCCTCGATCTTCCACGTCCAGTATCGATCCATCAGCGCAATATTATCAGGACCCTGAGGCCCGCCTCAAATTGCGGGTTTACCTGGCCTCTCCGCAAAACTTTGATGAAGCTGTTGAGTTTGGTTTTCCGGCTCAAAACAATGAGAGAACCATGCCAGCCGAACGCAAAACGAAGCCTCCAATGTTTACTGGCACGTTCCTCGACGAGGAGGACACGTCAGTTTCAGACGAACGATGTGATAAGCGGATGAACGTAGCTCGACTCTCATATGTGCACAATTCTCGCTCATCAGACTCTGGACGCCCATATCCAAGGCACCAGTCATGGCTGCTACCTCCAAGACCTGGCAACCAGCAGAATACTGGTAGCAACCGCGAAATGACCCTGAAGATGACGCTGACGAGACCCGACCTTCGGACGACCGTGCCACCACCCAGGGTGGACCCACTGAAGCTGCCACTGGAGGATAGCGGTTCCCATCTATGGGGATCCTGTGAGGACGAGCAAgggttgatgaagaaaatgtggCGTAAGTTTCGGAAACAGAAATGCTGA